In the genome of Kitasatospora cathayae, one region contains:
- a CDS encoding carbohydrate ABC transporter permease, whose product MNRTIRRIADHTVLGLLALVFALPVLYLVIGSLKPSDQVLAGLSGFLPTNLSLHNYAAVLHSLSSDSTGHFWRFMGVSLLVAATVVAGGLVVNSMAAYALSRLEWGGRKLLFTLVLLLMLIPFESVAVPLFYLFDTQRNTVWIQAAPFIANAFSVYQFHTFFQAIPLSIEEAARIDGAGPWRILFRIIYPMSKPAFASVAILTFLTQWGSFLWPVLMVDDPSVRPLPLEISVFQGQQPPDWGQILAFGVLLVLPVVVVFAFFQRWFVQGVAGSAVKE is encoded by the coding sequence ATGAACCGCACCATCCGGCGGATCGCCGACCATACCGTCCTCGGCCTGCTCGCCCTGGTCTTCGCCCTGCCCGTCCTCTATCTGGTGATCGGCAGTCTCAAGCCGTCCGACCAGGTACTCGCCGGCCTGTCCGGGTTCCTGCCCACCAACCTGTCCCTGCACAACTACGCCGCCGTCCTGCACAGCCTGTCCTCGGACAGCACCGGCCACTTCTGGCGGTTCATGGGTGTGTCGCTGCTTGTCGCCGCCACCGTGGTGGCCGGCGGCCTGGTAGTGAACTCGATGGCCGCCTACGCGCTGTCCCGGCTGGAGTGGGGCGGGCGGAAGCTGCTGTTCACCCTGGTCCTGCTATTGATGCTGATACCGTTCGAGTCGGTGGCCGTGCCGCTGTTCTACCTCTTCGACACGCAGCGGAACACGGTGTGGATCCAGGCCGCGCCGTTCATCGCCAACGCCTTCTCGGTCTACCAGTTCCACACCTTCTTCCAGGCCATCCCCCTCAGCATCGAGGAAGCGGCCCGGATCGACGGCGCCGGACCATGGCGAATCCTGTTCCGGATCATCTACCCCATGAGCAAACCGGCCTTCGCCTCGGTCGCGATCCTCACCTTCCTTACTCAATGGGGCTCGTTCCTTTGGCCGGTGCTCATGGTCGACGATCCCTCCGTACGGCCCTTGCCCCTGGAAATCAGTGTCTTTCAGGGCCAGCAGCCGCCGGACTGGGGGCAGATCCTGGCGTTCGGCGTGCTGCTCGTGCTCCCAGTGGTCGTCGTGTTCGCCTTCTTCCAGCGGTGGTTTGTCCAGGGCGTGGCCGGCTCGGCCGTCAAGGAATGA
- a CDS encoding carbohydrate ABC transporter permease has protein sequence MSTAVSPSPTPAPSAAAARPTTQRRRSRDWVHALLMTAPALAGLIAFVAVPFGYAVVLSLHKARLGSDRPPAFVGLEQYRRILTDPDLSGRFLHALLNNLTFALAVVPLQTGLALALAVLLNRKLRAIGLFRAVFFLPVVFPMALVAVIWRLILARSDQGILNSLLHQLSFGHWGSFDWLGSPLTAMASVVVLSVWQGVGFQMVILLAGLQAIPDERYEAAQLDRASRWQQFRHVTLPGIRTTLIFVALLTSVLSFRVFDQVYILVRGGGLNENATRTVMYEAVTTAFDQNNIGRASAITVVFFLIVLVLTLVQRRVARGDDA, from the coding sequence ATGTCCACCGCCGTCAGCCCCTCGCCCACCCCGGCGCCATCCGCAGCCGCCGCCCGGCCGACCACCCAGCGCCGCCGCAGCCGGGACTGGGTGCACGCCCTGCTGATGACCGCCCCCGCGCTGGCCGGACTGATAGCCTTCGTCGCCGTCCCGTTCGGCTACGCCGTCGTGCTCTCCCTCCACAAAGCCCGGCTCGGCTCCGACCGGCCACCGGCCTTCGTCGGCCTGGAGCAGTACCGCCGGATCCTCACCGACCCCGACCTGTCTGGCCGGTTCCTGCACGCCCTGCTCAACAACCTCACCTTCGCCTTGGCCGTGGTACCGCTACAGACCGGCCTCGCGCTCGCCCTCGCGGTGCTGCTCAACCGCAAGCTCCGGGCCATCGGGCTGTTCCGCGCGGTGTTCTTCCTGCCGGTGGTCTTCCCGATGGCCCTGGTGGCGGTGATCTGGCGGCTCATCCTTGCCCGTAGCGACCAGGGCATCCTCAACTCACTGCTTCACCAGCTGAGCTTCGGCCACTGGGGCTCCTTCGACTGGCTGGGCTCCCCGCTCACCGCGATGGCCTCCGTCGTCGTGCTCTCGGTGTGGCAGGGCGTCGGCTTCCAGATGGTCATCCTGCTGGCAGGGTTGCAGGCCATCCCGGACGAACGGTACGAGGCCGCGCAACTCGACCGGGCCTCCCGCTGGCAGCAGTTCCGGCACGTGACACTGCCCGGCATCCGCACCACCCTGATCTTCGTCGCCCTGCTCACCTCGGTGCTGTCCTTCCGGGTGTTCGACCAGGTCTACATCCTGGTCCGCGGCGGCGGGCTGAACGAGAACGCCACCCGGACCGTCATGTACGAAGCGGTCACCACGGCCTTCGACCAGAACAACATCGGCCGCGCCTCGGCCATCACGGTGGTCTTCTTCCTGATCGTCCTGGTGCTGACTCTGGTCCAGCGCCGAGTCGCCCGAGGGGACGACGCATGA
- a CDS encoding FG-GAP repeat domain-containing protein, which produces MGPDDSPPDARPRPSQGRALDLRVEAGRHYCLGLALATVIAQRMEHLKIKKLRIRRIRAAATVIALLLASLSFSVGQASAYVYPGPYFEIQNQATGLCLEASPDYNPQQLEAHDCGTSDDQFFSIWNQNWLIDAARAPLTGGGICLATDSYSDALSVNCGNNTYALSWKYTSAAGAWTVFASPNGCYLKIVGDSTVACMPGFNGPETKWRMIYGPRHYSQTTAADFTGDGKADIIARDNSNGNLMMWVHDAGGGFNAPKVLTGGWDFTETTAGDFNNDGKADLIARDASGNLWMWYGNGDGTFTSKHLVTTGWNFTQTAAADFNGDGNVDLIAKGTDNNLYIWPGNGDGTFGAPHVQTGDWNFTGTRAADFNNDGKADILARDANGNLELWLHDGGGSFNAPNKLTDGWYFTQTAAADFNGDGKVDLIGRDDATGNLMIWAGNGDGTFTAPYTLTGGW; this is translated from the coding sequence GTGGGACCGGACGACTCGCCGCCTGACGCTCGCCCAAGGCCGTCCCAGGGAAGGGCGCTCGACCTTCGCGTCGAGGCCGGCCGCCACTACTGCCTCGGACTGGCTCTCGCGACGGTCATAGCTCAGAGGATGGAACACTTGAAAATCAAGAAACTACGAATTCGCCGGATCAGGGCCGCCGCCACAGTTATCGCCCTGCTGTTGGCGAGCCTGTCGTTCTCTGTCGGCCAGGCCTCCGCCTACGTCTATCCCGGCCCCTACTTCGAGATCCAGAACCAGGCGACCGGCCTGTGCCTCGAGGCATCCCCGGACTACAATCCGCAGCAGCTCGAAGCCCACGACTGCGGCACCAGCGACGACCAGTTCTTCTCGATCTGGAACCAGAATTGGCTCATCGACGCGGCCAGGGCCCCTCTCACCGGCGGCGGCATCTGCCTGGCGACGGACTCGTACAGCGACGCCCTGTCCGTCAATTGCGGCAACAACACCTACGCCCTGAGCTGGAAATACACCTCAGCGGCTGGCGCCTGGACGGTTTTCGCCAGCCCAAATGGCTGCTACCTGAAGATCGTCGGTGACTCCACCGTCGCCTGTATGCCGGGCTTCAACGGCCCCGAGACAAAATGGCGCATGATCTACGGCCCCCGACACTACTCCCAGACGACGGCCGCGGACTTCACCGGTGACGGCAAGGCCGACATCATCGCCCGTGACAACTCCAACGGCAACCTCATGATGTGGGTCCATGACGCGGGCGGCGGCTTCAACGCGCCCAAGGTGCTCACCGGGGGCTGGGACTTCACCGAGACGACCGCCGGCGACTTCAACAACGACGGCAAGGCCGACCTGATCGCCCGCGACGCGAGCGGGAACCTGTGGATGTGGTACGGGAACGGCGACGGGACGTTCACCTCGAAGCACCTGGTCACCACCGGCTGGAACTTCACGCAGACCGCGGCTGCCGACTTCAACGGAGACGGCAACGTCGACCTCATCGCCAAGGGCACCGACAACAACCTCTACATCTGGCCGGGCAACGGCGACGGAACCTTCGGCGCCCCACACGTCCAGACCGGTGACTGGAACTTCACCGGAACCCGCGCCGCCGACTTCAACAACGACGGCAAGGCCGACATCCTCGCCCGCGACGCGAACGGGAACCTGGAGCTGTGGCTCCACGACGGCGGCGGGTCGTTCAACGCGCCCAACAAGCTCACCGACGGCTGGTACTTCACGCAGACCGCGGCCGCCGACTTCAACGGAGACGGCAAGGTCGACCTCATCGGCCGCGACGACGCCACCGGCAACCTCATGATCTGGGCCGGCAACGGCGACGGCACGTTCACCGCGCCCTACACGCTCACCGGCGGCTGGTAA
- a CDS encoding carbohydrate kinase family protein, whose translation MPLRPITVLGESAADAFPGDSTPDGGLALRVLPGGGPANTAVALARLGTPTRFLGRISTDPFGQLFRARLAASGVDLTGCVNTAEPSTLAVATLDEQAQATWTFYAEGTADWQWTTDELTATRTTETACLHTGSLALIRDPGGQRIEQHLAWVREHATVSIDPNVRPLLVPPADYRERLDQWCALADILRLSEEDLAILLPGASPADACHRWHEAGARLVVVTLGERGAYASLDGHPVTVPAPPTSVVDTVGAGDSFTAGLLHRLNQLDLLGSRLDSLTQNAVADACRFAVRVAALTCSVVGANPPSAESLR comes from the coding sequence ATGCCCCTGCGACCGATTACCGTCCTCGGGGAGTCTGCGGCCGACGCCTTCCCCGGCGACAGCACCCCCGACGGCGGCCTTGCCCTGCGGGTGCTGCCCGGCGGCGGCCCCGCGAACACCGCCGTCGCCCTCGCCAGGCTGGGCACCCCCACCCGGTTCCTCGGGCGGATCTCGACCGACCCGTTCGGCCAGCTGTTCCGCGCCCGCCTCGCCGCGTCCGGCGTCGATCTGACCGGCTGCGTCAACACCGCCGAGCCCAGCACGCTCGCCGTCGCCACGCTCGACGAACAGGCCCAGGCCACCTGGACCTTCTACGCCGAGGGCACCGCCGACTGGCAGTGGACCACCGACGAACTCACCGCCACCCGCACCACGGAAACAGCTTGCCTGCACACCGGCTCGCTCGCCCTGATCCGCGACCCCGGCGGCCAGCGGATCGAGCAGCACCTCGCCTGGGTCCGGGAACACGCCACCGTTTCCATCGACCCCAACGTCCGCCCGCTCCTTGTCCCGCCCGCCGACTACCGGGAACGCCTGGACCAGTGGTGCGCCCTCGCCGACATCCTGCGCCTCAGCGAGGAGGATCTCGCCATACTGCTGCCCGGAGCAAGCCCGGCCGACGCTTGCCACCGCTGGCACGAGGCCGGCGCGCGGCTGGTCGTGGTCACCCTCGGAGAACGCGGCGCGTACGCCTCCCTCGACGGTCACCCGGTCACCGTACCGGCGCCGCCCACCTCGGTAGTCGACACCGTCGGGGCCGGCGACTCGTTCACCGCCGGCCTGCTCCACCGGCTCAACCAACTCGACCTGCTCGGCAGTCGGCTGGACTCCCTGACGCAGAACGCCGTGGCCGACGCCTGCCGTTTCGCCGTCCGGGTCGCGGCCCTCACCTGCTCGGTCGTGGGTGCCAACCCGCCCTCGGCGGAAAGCCTACGGTGA
- a CDS encoding FG-GAP-like repeat-containing protein — MGSTTGAREPRGRTSLGTASVLAIALLAPLPLANHAHAATSCGPGPAALPASDTPRPPLSPWTGSWGTAMGSAGTSASSGVTGQQTLRMVIHTSIGGSNARIHLVNTFSPDPVTIGHVTIAAQQGGSTAAATPVTLMFNGSQQTVIPPGGDVYSDAAAFPITADQNLLVSLWLPNGVTTAPYHAYTLTTSYTSVSGDGADHTQDQDGTNLPTRFGQWAYLSGLDVTAASGGGTVVALGDSQVDGGHTTPDSNTRWVDDYGRVLTAQPAPMGIVNKGISGNRLLNDGSGGRTPYGQSALNRFDRDVLSQAGVQSVVLYEGINDITMDGASDASIESAIQQLAARSHAAGLRFTAATIPAYQGYTGYTTAGEQVRQCVNSYIRTTKDIDGFYDFDRATRDPLTPSSLFAGYYDHGDDHLHLNSNGNQALANVIAPPLTSARLTLNFSQTTAGAFHGKGSSDIVARNDSDGHLYEWAGDGAGSFAAPVDLTDGWGPFSQTTAGDFRGTGHADLIAREDSTGNLYLWPGNGDGTFGRRTLLTGGWGPYSQTTAGDFRGTGHADLIAREDSTGNLYLWPGNGDGTFGRRTLLTGGWGPYSQTTAGDFRGTGHADLIAREDSTGNLYLWPGNGDGTFGRRTLLTGGWGPYSQTTAGDFYGTGHADLIAREDGNGVLNEWVNTGGASFSRPLRLTDGW, encoded by the coding sequence ATGGGCTCGACCACCGGTGCACGCGAACCGCGCGGCCGCACGTCGCTCGGGACAGCATCAGTCCTGGCCATCGCACTGCTCGCACCGCTGCCGCTGGCCAACCACGCGCACGCCGCCACCAGTTGCGGGCCGGGACCCGCCGCGCTGCCCGCCTCCGACACGCCCAGGCCGCCGCTCTCACCGTGGACCGGGAGCTGGGGAACCGCCATGGGCTCGGCCGGCACCTCCGCCTCCTCGGGCGTGACCGGGCAGCAGACCCTGCGCATGGTGATCCACACCAGCATCGGTGGAAGCAACGCCCGCATCCACCTGGTGAACACCTTCAGCCCCGATCCTGTGACCATCGGGCACGTCACCATCGCCGCCCAGCAAGGCGGCTCCACGGCCGCCGCCACGCCGGTCACCCTGATGTTCAACGGATCCCAGCAGACCGTCATCCCCCCGGGCGGCGACGTCTACAGCGACGCGGCCGCGTTCCCGATCACGGCCGACCAGAACCTGCTGGTCAGCCTCTGGCTGCCCAACGGGGTCACCACCGCGCCGTACCACGCCTATACGCTCACCACCTCCTACACCTCTGTCTCCGGTGACGGCGCCGACCACACCCAGGACCAGGACGGCACGAACCTCCCCACTCGCTTCGGCCAGTGGGCCTACCTCAGCGGACTCGACGTCACAGCCGCCAGTGGCGGCGGCACGGTGGTGGCCCTCGGCGACTCCCAAGTGGACGGCGGCCACACCACCCCGGACTCCAACACCCGCTGGGTCGACGACTACGGGCGCGTCCTGACCGCCCAACCGGCGCCGATGGGGATCGTTAACAAGGGCATCTCCGGCAACCGGCTGCTCAACGACGGGTCCGGCGGCCGAACCCCCTACGGGCAGAGCGCGCTCAACCGCTTCGACCGGGACGTGCTCTCACAGGCCGGTGTGCAGAGCGTCGTGCTCTACGAGGGCATCAACGACATCACCATGGACGGCGCCTCCGACGCATCGATCGAGTCGGCGATCCAGCAACTGGCAGCCCGCTCGCATGCGGCCGGGCTGAGGTTCACCGCGGCCACCATCCCCGCCTACCAGGGCTACACCGGCTACACCACGGCCGGGGAGCAGGTCCGCCAGTGCGTGAACAGCTACATCCGCACCACCAAGGACATCGACGGCTTCTACGACTTCGACCGGGCGACCCGCGACCCGCTGACTCCGAGCAGTCTGTTCGCCGGCTACTACGACCACGGCGACGACCACCTGCACCTCAACAGCAACGGCAACCAGGCCCTCGCCAACGTCATCGCGCCGCCGCTCACATCGGCCAGGCTCACCCTGAACTTCTCCCAGACCACGGCCGGCGCCTTCCACGGGAAGGGCAGCAGCGACATCGTCGCCCGCAACGACTCTGACGGCCACCTGTACGAGTGGGCCGGCGACGGCGCCGGGAGCTTCGCCGCTCCGGTCGACCTCACCGACGGTTGGGGTCCGTTCTCGCAGACCACCGCAGGAGACTTCCGCGGCACCGGCCACGCCGACCTCATCGCACGTGAAGACTCCACGGGCAACCTGTACCTGTGGCCCGGCAACGGAGACGGCACCTTCGGCCGGCGCACCCTCCTCACGGGCGGCTGGGGACCGTACTCGCAGACCACCGCAGGAGACTTCCGCGGCACCGGCCACGCCGACCTCATCGCACGCGAAGACTCCACGGGCAACCTGTACCTGTGGCCCGGCAACGGAGACGGCACCTTCGGCCGGCGCACCCTCCTCACGGGCGGCTGGGGACCGTACTCGCAGACCACCGCAGGAGACTTCCGCGGCACCGGCCACGCCGACCTCATCGCACGCGAAGACTCCACGGGCAACCTGTACCTGTGGCCCGGCAACGGAGACGGCACCTTCGGCCGGCGCACCCTCCTCACGGGCGGCTGGGGACCGTACTCGCAGACCACCGCAGGAGACTTCTACGGCACCGGCCACGCCGACCTCATCGCACGCGAAGACGGCAACGGCGTCCTCAACGAGTGGGTGAACACCGGCGGCGCCTCCTTCTCACGCCCGCTGCGGCTCACCGACGGGTGGTGA